CATGGTTCGATGGCAGGATGGCCGACAGCTCATGAGAAATTTTGCCAAGGCCAGATTTTGATTGACCGTCATCCTGAGGAGCGCGTCTTCGCGTGTCTCGAAGGATGCACGGCCCGGCTGGTGGCCGATTCATCCTTCGAGACGCCGCTACGCGGCTCCTCAGGATGACGGGGATAGTCCGTGCATACGTCAGATGGCGCGGCATGTGCGCCTCGTGAGACATTGAATCAATAATAGCGCGGGATCGGCCCGTTATGCGGCGTCTTGCGCTTCGACAGGTCGAACAGCACCTCGTCGACATAGCACCAGCCCCAGCCTTCCGGCGGATCGTAGCCCTCGATCACGGGATGGCCGGTGGCGTGGAAATGCGCCGTCGCATGCCGGTTCGGCGAGTCGTCGCAGCAGCCGACATGGCCGCAGGTCCGGCAGATCCGCAGATGCAGCCAGCGGCTGCCGCTCTTCAGGCATTCCTCGCAGCCGAGCGCACTCGGCGTGACATCCTGGATGCCCGCGATATGGGTGCAGCCCTTTGTCATTTGCGACCTCGTATCTGAAGTGAGCTCTTTTGAACCGTCATCCTGAGGCGCGAGCGGAGCGAGCCTCGAAGGATGCACGGCCCGCATTGTGGCCGATTCATCCTTCGAGACGCCGCTTCGCGGCTCCTCAGGATGACGGAGGAAAAGCTACACCGACGGACTCCCGGCATCGGCGAGATAGCCGTGCAGGGCAGCAACCACCTGCGCGCCCTCGCCGAT
This Bradyrhizobium sp. CCBAU 53421 DNA region includes the following protein-coding sequences:
- a CDS encoding UBP-type zinc finger domain-containing protein → MTKGCTHIAGIQDVTPSALGCEECLKSGSRWLHLRICRTCGHVGCCDDSPNRHATAHFHATGHPVIEGYDPPEGWGWCYVDEVLFDLSKRKTPHNGPIPRYY